From Providencia sp. R33, a single genomic window includes:
- the gadC gene encoding glutamate:gamma-aminobutyrate antiporter, which yields MATTTTAPAAKQLTLLGFFAITASMVMAVYEYPTFATSGFSLVFFLLLGGLLWFIPVALCAAEMATVEGWEEGGVFAWVSNTLGERWGFAAISFGYLQIAIGFIPMLYFVLGALSYILNWPELNTDPVTKTIGALVILWVLAFTQFGGTKYTASIAKVGFFAGILLPALILVFLAVSYLASGAPLAIEISTSTFFPDFTKIGTLVVFVAFILSYMGVEASATHVNEMKNPGRDYPAAMFLLMIAAICLSSIGGLSVAAVIPNSEINLSAGVVQTFNVLVTHFNSTLEWAVRIIAALLLLGVLAEIASWIVGPSRGMYVAAQKGILPQSFAKVNKNGVPVTLVISQLLITTIAIVVLTNTGGGGNMSFLIALALTVVIYLCSYFMLFLGYIHLVCKQPEKKRAFNIPGGKSFKVLVAVVGLIISILAFVVSFFPPSSLPSGTSDNTYVTLLAVSFVIIFLLPFVIYAFHSKQGKTIPVSLVHIKAHNAPKNHFFIHPRARSTYHLIHHDSQENNPK from the coding sequence ATGGCAACAACAACGACAGCTCCAGCCGCAAAACAGCTGACATTGTTAGGCTTCTTTGCAATTACTGCTTCTATGGTAATGGCAGTCTACGAATACCCGACATTCGCAACCTCGGGTTTTAGTTTGGTATTTTTCTTATTATTAGGTGGATTGCTGTGGTTTATTCCTGTCGCACTTTGTGCGGCTGAGATGGCGACAGTTGAAGGTTGGGAGGAAGGTGGCGTTTTTGCTTGGGTCTCAAACACCCTCGGGGAACGCTGGGGATTTGCAGCTATTTCCTTTGGCTACCTGCAAATTGCAATCGGCTTTATTCCCATGCTGTATTTTGTGTTAGGGGCACTGTCATACATTCTTAATTGGCCTGAACTCAACACCGATCCTGTGACTAAAACAATAGGTGCACTGGTTATTCTATGGGTTTTGGCCTTCACACAATTCGGTGGGACAAAATATACTGCCTCTATTGCAAAAGTCGGTTTTTTCGCCGGTATTTTACTCCCTGCGCTCATTTTAGTGTTTTTAGCTGTTAGCTATTTAGCCAGTGGAGCACCGCTTGCGATTGAAATCAGTACCTCCACTTTTTTCCCTGATTTTACTAAAATAGGGACATTGGTTGTTTTTGTCGCCTTTATCTTAAGTTATATGGGTGTAGAGGCGTCAGCAACCCACGTTAATGAAATGAAAAACCCGGGTAGAGACTATCCCGCAGCGATGTTTCTGCTGATGATTGCCGCCATTTGTTTAAGTTCGATAGGGGGCTTATCTGTCGCAGCGGTGATCCCAAATAGTGAAATCAACCTCTCCGCAGGTGTTGTACAAACCTTTAACGTTCTGGTGACTCACTTTAACTCAACACTTGAGTGGGCAGTACGGATCATCGCAGCATTGCTGTTGCTTGGAGTATTAGCTGAAATCGCGTCATGGATTGTTGGGCCTTCAAGAGGGATGTATGTGGCTGCTCAAAAAGGCATCCTGCCGCAAAGTTTTGCCAAAGTGAATAAAAATGGGGTACCTGTCACCTTAGTGATTTCTCAATTACTTATTACCACGATTGCCATCGTTGTACTCACTAACACAGGCGGCGGCGGTAATATGTCCTTCTTAATTGCCTTGGCCTTGACCGTTGTTATCTACTTATGTAGCTATTTTATGCTGTTCTTAGGTTATATCCATTTAGTGTGTAAACAACCTGAGAAAAAACGTGCATTCAATATTCCGGGTGGGAAAAGCTTTAAAGTCCTCGTGGCTGTCGTTGGCTTAATTATTTCCATCTTGGCATTCGTCGTTTCATTCTTCCCGCCTAGTTCGCTACCGAGTGGAACAAGTGATAATACGTATGTCACACTACTTGCAGTGAGCTTTGTGATTATTTTCTTGTTGCCGTTTGTGATTTACGCATTCCACAGTAAACAAGGTAAAACCATCCCTGTCTCACTAGTGCATATTAAGGCGCATAACGCCCCAAAAAATCACTTTTTTATCCACCCTAGAGCTCGTTCTACCTATCATTTAATTCATCATGATAGCCAAGAGAACAATCCGAAATAA
- the argH gene encoding argininosuccinate lyase, whose protein sequence is MALWGGRFSQQADQRFKQFNDSLRFDYRLAQQDIIGSVAWSKSLVTVGVLTDSEQQSLEQALNVLLKEVQDNPEIILQSDAEDIHSWVEGKLIDKVGDLGKKLHTGRSRNDQVATDLKLWCKDQVALLLEAVTELQKALVVTAENNQDAVMPGYTHLQRAQPVTFAHWCLAYSEMLARDESRLKDTLKRLDVSPLGCGALAGTAYDIDREQLASWLGFASATRNSLDTVSDRDHVLELLSDASIGMVHLSRFAEDLIFFNSGEAGFVELSDKVTSGSSLMPQKKNPDALELIRGKCGRVQGALTGMMMTLKGLPLAYNKDMQEDKEGLFDALDTWLDCMHMAVLVLDGIQIRRPRCEEAAKQGYANATELADYLVAKGVPFREAHHIVGEAVVAAIAQGKALEEMALSDLQKFSDTIQLDVYEILSLQSCLDKRLAKGGVSQMQVASAIEEAKIRLGF, encoded by the coding sequence ATGGCACTTTGGGGTGGACGTTTTAGTCAGCAGGCAGATCAGCGGTTTAAACAGTTTAATGATTCATTGCGTTTCGATTATCGCTTGGCGCAACAAGATATTATCGGTTCAGTCGCATGGTCAAAATCATTGGTCACGGTAGGTGTGTTGACAGATAGCGAACAACAATCTTTAGAACAGGCACTAAATGTACTGTTAAAAGAAGTGCAAGATAACCCTGAAATTATTTTGCAAAGCGATGCGGAAGATATTCACAGTTGGGTTGAAGGCAAACTGATTGATAAAGTTGGTGATTTGGGTAAAAAACTGCACACAGGCCGTAGCCGTAATGACCAAGTGGCAACAGACTTAAAATTGTGGTGTAAAGACCAAGTTGCGTTATTGCTGGAAGCGGTCACTGAGCTACAAAAAGCGTTAGTGGTTACCGCAGAAAATAACCAAGATGCAGTGATGCCAGGCTATACCCATTTACAACGTGCTCAACCAGTAACGTTTGCTCATTGGTGTTTGGCATACAGTGAAATGCTAGCGCGTGATGAAAGCCGTTTAAAAGATACGCTAAAACGTTTGGATGTCAGCCCGTTGGGTTGTGGGGCATTAGCCGGTACGGCATATGATATTGACCGTGAACAGCTCGCTTCTTGGCTTGGTTTTGCCTCTGCAACTCGCAACAGTTTAGATACCGTTTCTGATAGAGACCATGTTCTTGAGCTCTTATCGGATGCCAGCATTGGTATGGTACATTTATCGCGCTTTGCGGAAGATTTAATTTTCTTCAATAGCGGTGAAGCAGGTTTCGTTGAGTTATCTGACAAAGTAACGTCAGGTTCTTCCTTAATGCCTCAAAAGAAAAACCCCGATGCATTAGAACTGATCCGCGGTAAATGCGGGCGAGTTCAAGGCGCATTAACGGGTATGATGATGACCTTAAAAGGGTTACCGCTTGCTTATAATAAAGATATGCAAGAGGACAAAGAAGGCCTATTTGATGCGTTGGATACATGGTTAGATTGCATGCATATGGCCGTGTTAGTTCTTGATGGTATTCAAATTCGTCGACCACGTTGTGAAGAAGCCGCAAAACAAGGCTATGCAAATGCAACCGAGCTGGCGGATTATTTAGTGGCCAAAGGTGTTCCATTCCGTGAAGCGCATCATATTGTGGGTGAAGCGGTTGTTGCCGCAATAGCGCAAGGTAAAGCACTAGAAGAGATGGCGTTAAGCGATCTGCAAAAATTCAGTGATACTATTCAGTTGGATGTGTATGAAATTCTCTCGCTGCAATCATGTTTAGATAAGCGATTAGCAAAAGGAGGAGTGTCTCAGATGCAGGTGGCGAGTGCCATTGAGGAAGCAAAAATACGGTTAGGTTTCTAA
- a CDS encoding glutamate decarboxylase — MSNNVSNSKHSGIDDIYASLELSKSLPKNKFPLKEQDPRNVFSAVRDELMLDGNSRQNLATFCQTWVDDEIRDLMDLSIDKNMIDKDEYPQTAEIENRCVRMLADLWHSPDAENTLGCSTIGSSEAAMLGGLALKWQWRKKRAAQGKPTDKPNMICGPVQVCWHKFARYFDVELREIPLEGDRLIMSPEEVLKRVDENTIGVVPTLGVTFTCQYEPVKAVHDALDKLQKETGLDIPIHVDGASGGFLAPFCAPDLEWDFRLPRVKSINSSGHKFGLAPLGAGWVIWREAKDLPEELIFNVNYLGGNMPTFALNFSRPGGQIIAQYYNFLRLGREGYAKIHNACYATAQFLAREIEKLGPFEMIFDGDSQQGIPALAWKLKKGAATSNYSLYDIADKLRSRGWQVPAYSMPANREDLVVQRILVRHGVSLDLAALLIDDFKRTLDYFDKHPVNKPLTEEEGGGFNHS, encoded by the coding sequence ATGAGTAATAACGTTTCAAATTCAAAACATAGTGGGATAGATGATATTTATGCATCACTCGAATTATCCAAATCTTTACCGAAGAATAAATTTCCATTAAAAGAACAAGACCCGCGTAATGTATTTAGCGCAGTGCGTGATGAATTAATGTTAGACGGTAATTCGCGTCAAAACCTCGCCACGTTTTGTCAAACATGGGTGGATGATGAGATTCGAGATCTCATGGACTTATCTATTGATAAAAACATGATAGATAAAGACGAATACCCTCAAACAGCCGAAATAGAAAACCGTTGTGTACGCATGTTGGCCGACCTTTGGCATTCACCTGATGCAGAAAATACCCTTGGGTGCTCAACGATTGGTTCTTCAGAGGCCGCAATGTTGGGTGGCTTGGCACTAAAATGGCAATGGCGTAAGAAGCGTGCTGCGCAAGGTAAACCAACCGATAAACCCAATATGATTTGTGGACCCGTTCAAGTATGTTGGCATAAATTTGCTCGCTACTTCGATGTGGAGCTCCGAGAGATACCACTGGAAGGCGATCGTCTCATTATGAGCCCTGAAGAGGTCTTAAAACGGGTTGATGAAAATACCATTGGGGTTGTGCCAACTCTAGGAGTCACATTTACCTGCCAATATGAGCCAGTAAAAGCCGTTCATGATGCACTCGATAAACTGCAAAAAGAAACAGGGCTTGATATTCCTATTCACGTTGACGGTGCAAGTGGTGGTTTCTTAGCGCCATTTTGTGCGCCGGATTTAGAATGGGATTTTCGTTTACCTCGCGTAAAATCCATTAACTCTTCGGGCCATAAATTTGGCTTAGCACCACTTGGTGCTGGCTGGGTAATCTGGCGTGAAGCAAAAGACTTACCTGAAGAATTGATTTTTAACGTGAACTACTTAGGTGGCAACATGCCAACCTTCGCACTTAACTTCTCTCGCCCTGGCGGGCAAATTATTGCGCAATACTATAATTTCCTCAGGCTGGGTCGCGAAGGTTACGCAAAAATTCATAATGCCTGTTATGCAACCGCACAATTCCTCGCACGTGAAATAGAGAAATTAGGGCCATTTGAAATGATTTTTGATGGTGACAGCCAACAAGGGATCCCTGCACTTGCTTGGAAACTCAAAAAAGGTGCAGCCACCAGCAACTATTCCTTATACGATATTGCAGATAAACTACGTAGCCGTGGTTGGCAAGTTCCCGCCTATTCAATGCCTGCAAATCGTGAAGACTTAGTCGTTCAACGTATTTTAGTACGTCATGGTGTGAGCCTAGACTTAGCCGCACTGCTTATCGATGACTTTAAACGAACCCTCGATTATTTCGATAAACACCCTGTCAATAAACCACTAACCGAAGAAGAAGGCGGCGGCTTCAACCACAGTTAA
- the argE gene encoding acetylornithine deacetylase, which produces MNIKLPAFIEIYRQLIATPSISATDSHLDQSNKALVELLGGWLETLGFSVNIQPVPETRDKYNLLASIGEGNGGLMLCGHTDTVPFDDGRWSKNPFELTEHDGKLYGLGTADMKGFFAFIVDALRDMDLTKLKHPLHILATADEETSMAGARYFAANTALRPDFAIIGEPTSLQPIRAHKGHLSNAIRITGQSGHSSDPERGVNAIELMHESISHLMTLRNTLKERFNNPAFVIPYPTMNFGHIHGGDAANRICGCCELHMDIRPLPGLTLQDLDELLNDALEPVRAKWPGRLAIESMHPPIPGYECPTDHKMVAVIEQLLGQKADTVNYCTEAPFIQELCPTLVLGPGSIEQAHQPDEYIDMRFIEPTRQLISQMIEHFCFTE; this is translated from the coding sequence GTGAATATTAAATTACCTGCATTTATTGAGATTTATCGTCAATTAATTGCCACTCCATCGATTAGTGCGACTGATTCCCATTTGGATCAGAGCAATAAAGCCCTTGTGGAACTCCTTGGTGGGTGGTTAGAGACGCTGGGGTTTTCGGTCAATATTCAACCGGTACCGGAAACACGTGATAAATATAACCTGCTGGCTTCCATTGGCGAGGGTAATGGCGGCCTGATGTTGTGTGGCCATACCGATACTGTGCCTTTTGATGATGGCCGCTGGAGCAAGAACCCTTTCGAGCTGACAGAACACGATGGTAAGCTTTATGGCCTCGGCACTGCTGACATGAAAGGCTTCTTTGCTTTCATTGTCGATGCACTGCGCGATATGGACCTTACTAAGCTCAAGCACCCACTGCATATCCTTGCTACCGCTGATGAAGAAACCTCGATGGCAGGCGCACGCTACTTTGCGGCAAATACCGCCCTGCGCCCTGATTTTGCCATTATCGGTGAACCAACTTCATTACAACCGATACGTGCGCACAAAGGCCATCTTTCCAATGCAATTCGTATTACAGGGCAATCAGGGCATTCAAGTGACCCTGAACGTGGTGTGAATGCTATTGAGCTGATGCATGAGTCAATCTCTCATTTGATGACATTGCGTAACACATTGAAGGAACGTTTTAATAACCCGGCTTTCGTGATCCCTTATCCCACAATGAACTTTGGTCATATTCATGGCGGTGATGCAGCAAACCGTATTTGTGGTTGCTGTGAATTACATATGGATATTCGCCCATTACCGGGGCTGACGTTGCAAGATTTGGATGAGCTATTGAATGATGCTCTCGAACCTGTTCGCGCAAAATGGCCGGGTCGCTTGGCAATTGAGTCAATGCACCCACCGATCCCAGGTTATGAATGCCCGACAGACCACAAAATGGTGGCAGTAATTGAACAGTTGCTGGGGCAAAAAGCCGATACTGTGAACTACTGTACCGAAGCGCCGTTTATTCAAGAGCTCTGCCCAACCTTAGTACTCGGGCCCGGTTCTATTGAACAAGCTCATCAACCCGATGAATATATTGATATGCGTTTTATTGAGCCTACTCGCCAGCTAATTAGCCAAATGATTGAGCACTTCTGTTTCACGGAATAA
- a CDS encoding argininosuccinate synthase: MKKGIKKIVLAYSGGLDTSAIIPWLKENYDGCEVVAFVADVGQDREDLVGVEKKALQSGASECYIVDLREEFIKEYIYPVLKTGALYEGSYLLGTSMARPIIAKAQVEIALKVGADAVAHGATGKGNDQVRFESTYTALAPHLEVVAPWREWDLRSREALLDYLKERNIPTTASLEKIYSRDENAWHISTEGGVLESTWNAANQDCWVWTVDPQDAPDEAEFVTVGVKQGEVVSVNGKTLSPLGCLETLNTLGAKHGVGRIDIVENRLVGMKSRGCYETPGGTIMMAALRGIEQLVLDRDSYKWREQLGLEMSYVVYDGRWFAPLRHSLQAAAESLAQDVTGEVVLKLYKGQVTAIQKKADKSLYSEEFATFGEDEVYDHSHAGGFIRLYSLSSRIRALKEQNKAK, encoded by the coding sequence ATGAAAAAGGGTATTAAAAAGATTGTATTAGCATACTCAGGCGGTTTGGATACATCGGCAATTATTCCATGGTTGAAAGAAAACTATGACGGTTGTGAAGTGGTCGCATTCGTTGCCGATGTGGGACAAGACAGAGAAGATTTAGTCGGTGTTGAGAAAAAAGCACTGCAATCTGGCGCATCAGAGTGCTATATCGTTGATTTACGTGAAGAGTTTATCAAAGAATACATCTATCCAGTATTAAAAACGGGTGCATTATATGAAGGTAGCTATTTATTAGGTACATCAATGGCTCGCCCAATTATTGCTAAAGCACAAGTTGAAATCGCATTAAAAGTGGGTGCGGATGCCGTTGCTCACGGCGCAACAGGTAAAGGAAACGACCAAGTGCGTTTCGAAAGCACCTATACGGCGTTGGCGCCACACCTAGAAGTGGTTGCACCGTGGCGTGAGTGGGATTTACGTTCCCGTGAAGCGCTGCTCGATTATTTGAAAGAGCGTAATATCCCGACAACCGCTAGCCTTGAAAAAATTTACAGCCGTGATGAAAATGCATGGCACATCTCCACTGAAGGTGGTGTGTTAGAAAGCACATGGAATGCAGCCAACCAAGACTGCTGGGTATGGACCGTTGATCCGCAAGATGCTCCTGATGAAGCAGAGTTTGTGACTGTCGGTGTGAAACAAGGCGAAGTGGTCTCTGTTAACGGTAAAACATTGTCTCCATTGGGTTGCTTAGAAACACTGAACACATTAGGTGCGAAACACGGGGTAGGCCGTATCGATATCGTTGAAAACCGTTTAGTGGGCATGAAATCTCGTGGTTGCTATGAAACCCCAGGAGGCACCATCATGATGGCTGCGCTGCGTGGGATTGAGCAATTAGTGTTAGACCGTGACAGCTACAAATGGCGTGAGCAGCTAGGCTTAGAAATGTCCTATGTGGTCTATGACGGGCGTTGGTTCGCACCATTACGTCACTCATTACAAGCAGCAGCGGAATCCTTAGCACAAGATGTTACAGGTGAAGTTGTGCTGAAACTGTATAAAGGGCAAGTGACAGCGATTCAGAAAAAAGCAGACAAGAGCCTGTATTCTGAAGAGTTCGCGACATTTGGTGAAGATGAAGTTTACGACCACAGCCATGCTGGTGGGTTTATCCGTCTTTATTCCCTGTCTTCACGTATCCGTGCGTTGAAAGAACAAAACAAAGCAAAATAG
- a CDS encoding linear amide C-N hydrolase: MLTSDAHYHAFACTSLAITDQNKNVYHGRTLEFSSDEPESILTYYPKSHVFQRKAPDGSLGLKYRVKYPFLAITAPVSIIGARDALEGVNSAGLAFSLNMITDSELAPLSPKKYAKAVPIASIGEWALSQYATVAELKKAIPKTAFWSQKLLLLRNMPSPFHYAFYDKTGACIVVEVSGGVLHVYDNPTRCMTNGPEFPWHLTNLNNYTQLSNVDVSSSTLGNMKVSQPDSGIALAAVPNADTSVGRFVRAVYYSTYYHKVSDPNVQMVELGHVMNKFDRPKNASVDPLLGEDDIFKLYLTEFSVWTVLTDLQRGILLFRGYNNLNYQKFTLEQFVNEKEPVFIQVNIPDSALV, translated from the coding sequence GTGTTAACAAGTGATGCCCATTATCATGCTTTTGCTTGTACTTCATTGGCAATCACTGATCAAAACAAAAATGTTTATCATGGAAGGACATTAGAATTTTCATCAGATGAGCCTGAATCAATTTTGACTTATTACCCCAAATCACATGTCTTTCAGAGAAAAGCACCGGATGGTTCGTTGGGTTTAAAATACCGAGTTAAGTATCCTTTTTTGGCGATCACTGCACCGGTGAGTATTATTGGTGCAAGGGATGCGCTTGAAGGCGTAAACTCAGCGGGACTCGCATTTAGCTTAAATATGATAACCGATTCAGAGCTTGCGCCTTTAAGCCCTAAAAAATACGCTAAAGCGGTACCAATAGCATCGATTGGGGAGTGGGCTTTGTCACAATATGCAACGGTGGCAGAGTTAAAAAAAGCAATCCCTAAAACTGCATTTTGGTCGCAAAAGCTCTTATTACTACGCAATATGCCAAGCCCTTTTCATTATGCTTTTTATGATAAAACAGGGGCATGTATTGTGGTTGAGGTCTCGGGTGGTGTTTTACATGTCTATGATAACCCAACGCGTTGCATGACTAACGGTCCTGAGTTTCCTTGGCATTTAACGAATCTCAATAATTATACTCAATTGTCGAATGTTGATGTGTCATCCAGCACATTGGGTAATATGAAGGTATCGCAGCCTGATAGCGGTATTGCACTTGCCGCGGTACCCAATGCGGACACCTCAGTAGGTCGGTTTGTACGGGCGGTCTATTATTCGACGTATTATCATAAAGTCTCCGACCCTAATGTACAGATGGTTGAGTTAGGGCATGTTATGAACAAGTTTGATCGCCCTAAAAATGCATCAGTGGATCCGTTATTGGGGGAGGATGACATCTTCAAACTGTATTTAACGGAGTTCTCTGTCTGGACGGTACTGACCGATCTTCAAAGGGGAATATTGTTATTTCGGGGTTATAACAACCTTAACTATCAAAAGTTCACATTAGAGCAGTTTGTCAATGAAAAAGAGCCTGTATTCATTCAGGTAAATATCCCAGACTCAGCTCTGGTTTAA
- the argB gene encoding acetylglutamate kinase, translating to MQPLVIKLGGVLLDSTEALEKLFTAIQTYRQVHQRELVIVHGGGCLVDELMQKLQLPVVKKQGLRVTPADQIDIITGALAGTANKTLLAWSIKHQLPAVGLSLGDGQSAVVTQLNDELGHVGNAKPGDAKLLKLLLGAGYLPIISSIGITVQGELMNVNADQAATAVAQALNADLVLLSDVSGILDGKGQKIDEMTTQKAQKLIDQGIITDGMIVKVNAALDAANALQRSVDIASWRHAEQLPELFNGTAIGTRILAS from the coding sequence ATGCAACCCTTAGTGATTAAATTGGGCGGTGTGTTACTGGATAGCACTGAAGCATTAGAAAAACTGTTTACCGCTATTCAAACCTATCGCCAAGTGCATCAACGTGAGTTAGTGATTGTCCATGGTGGTGGCTGCCTAGTTGATGAATTAATGCAGAAATTGCAGCTTCCTGTTGTGAAGAAGCAGGGGCTTCGAGTTACACCGGCGGATCAAATCGACATTATTACGGGGGCTTTAGCGGGTACGGCAAACAAAACCTTACTGGCTTGGAGCATCAAACACCAATTACCCGCAGTGGGGTTATCACTCGGTGATGGGCAAAGTGCGGTTGTCACACAATTAAATGACGAGCTGGGTCATGTCGGGAATGCAAAACCAGGTGATGCCAAACTCTTGAAATTGCTGCTCGGCGCGGGGTATTTGCCAATCATCAGTTCTATTGGTATCACCGTACAAGGTGAGCTGATGAATGTGAACGCAGACCAAGCCGCTACGGCTGTGGCTCAAGCACTCAATGCCGATCTGGTTTTATTGTCGGATGTGAGTGGCATCTTAGATGGTAAAGGTCAAAAAATTGATGAGATGACCACGCAAAAAGCGCAAAAACTCATCGACCAAGGAATTATTACAGATGGAATGATTGTGAAGGTGAATGCTGCGTTAGACGCTGCCAACGCACTGCAACGCTCCGTCGATATTGCAAGTTGGCGTCACGCTGAACAACTTCCTGAGCTGTTTAATGGAACAGCAATCGGAACTCGGATCTTGGCATCGTAA
- the metF gene encoding methylenetetrahydrofolate reductase — protein MSFFHANQREALNQNLAELDGQINVSFEFFPPRSEEMEQTLWKSIDRLKNLKPKFVSVTYGANSGERDRTHSIIKDIKDKTGLVAAPHLTCIDASKDELKSIARDYWNNGIRHIVALRGDFPDSSHKPDMYATDLVELLKGEADFDISVAAYPEVHPEAKSAQADLINLRKKIEAGANRAITQFFFDVESYLRFRDRCVATGIDVEIVPGILPVSNFRQLERFAKMTNVRIPAWMSKMYEGLDDDPESRNLVGASIAMDMVKILSREGVKDFHFYTLNRSELTYAICHTLGVRP, from the coding sequence ATGAGTTTTTTTCACGCAAATCAGCGCGAAGCGCTAAATCAAAATTTAGCTGAATTAGATGGCCAAATTAATGTTTCATTTGAATTTTTCCCACCTCGCAGTGAAGAGATGGAGCAGACGCTTTGGAAATCCATCGATCGACTCAAAAACCTGAAACCGAAATTTGTCTCTGTCACCTATGGTGCAAACTCAGGCGAACGGGACAGAACCCATAGCATTATTAAAGATATCAAAGACAAAACGGGCTTAGTGGCTGCACCACACTTAACCTGTATTGATGCCAGCAAAGATGAATTAAAATCTATCGCTCGTGATTATTGGAATAATGGTATTCGCCATATTGTTGCCTTACGGGGTGATTTCCCCGATAGCAGCCATAAGCCCGATATGTATGCGACAGATTTGGTTGAGTTATTAAAAGGTGAAGCCGATTTTGATATTTCCGTGGCGGCTTACCCTGAAGTTCACCCTGAAGCCAAAAGCGCGCAGGCTGACTTAATTAACCTGAGAAAGAAAATTGAAGCAGGTGCTAACCGTGCGATTACCCAATTTTTCTTTGATGTCGAAAGCTATTTGCGCTTTCGTGACCGTTGTGTGGCCACGGGTATCGATGTGGAAATTGTGCCAGGGATCTTGCCTGTTTCCAACTTTCGCCAATTAGAGCGCTTCGCCAAAATGACCAATGTGCGCATCCCTGCGTGGATGAGTAAAATGTATGAAGGGTTAGATGATGACCCAGAAAGCCGTAACCTTGTTGGGGCATCCATCGCCATGGACATGGTGAAGATCCTTAGCCGCGAAGGTGTGAAAGATTTCCATTTTTACACACTGAACCGTTCTGAACTCACCTATGCCATCTGCCATACTTTAGGGGTTAGGCCTTAA
- the argC gene encoding N-acetyl-gamma-glutamyl-phosphate reductase yields MLNTLIIGASGYTGAELAAYLQRHPEINLQGLMVSKQSADANKRFSDLYPQYKGIIDLPVQPLIDVAEAAKGIDVVFLATAHEVSHDIAPQFLAAGCVVFDLSGAYRVQDPAFYTQYYGFEHTNTEWLMQAVYGLAEWQADKIRQAQLIAVPGCYPTVSQLALKPLIEAKLLDNSMWPVINATSGVSGAGRKASMTNSFCEVSLQPYGIFTHRHQPEISTHLGQEVIFTPHLGNFSRGILATITCKVKAGVTAEKIGETFKEAYQNKPLVRLYDKGVPALKSVVGTPFCDIGYVLKGEHLILVGTEDNLLKGAAAQAVQCMNIRFGFNETQSLL; encoded by the coding sequence ATGTTGAACACACTCATTATCGGGGCCAGTGGCTATACTGGAGCAGAATTAGCCGCTTATTTGCAACGTCACCCTGAAATTAATCTTCAAGGGTTGATGGTATCGAAGCAAAGTGCCGATGCAAATAAACGTTTTTCTGATTTATATCCCCAGTATAAAGGCATCATTGACCTTCCTGTCCAGCCATTAATCGATGTGGCAGAGGCAGCAAAAGGCATTGATGTTGTTTTCCTCGCCACTGCACATGAAGTGAGCCACGACATCGCCCCGCAATTCCTTGCGGCGGGTTGTGTGGTGTTCGATTTATCCGGCGCTTACCGCGTTCAAGATCCTGCGTTCTACACGCAATACTATGGCTTTGAACATACAAATACCGAATGGTTAATGCAAGCAGTTTACGGTTTAGCGGAGTGGCAAGCGGATAAAATTCGTCAAGCTCAGTTAATCGCGGTACCAGGCTGTTACCCAACAGTTTCACAACTCGCGTTAAAACCGTTAATTGAAGCCAAGTTATTGGATAACAGCATGTGGCCTGTTATCAATGCAACCAGTGGCGTGTCAGGTGCTGGGCGCAAGGCTTCAATGACAAACAGCTTCTGTGAAGTGAGCTTACAGCCGTATGGTATTTTCACCCATCGCCATCAGCCTGAAATCTCAACACATTTGGGGCAAGAAGTGATTTTCACGCCGCATCTGGGCAACTTTTCAAGAGGGATCCTAGCGACTATCACATGCAAGGTGAAAGCGGGTGTCACAGCAGAGAAAATTGGCGAAACGTTTAAAGAGGCGTATCAAAACAAACCGTTGGTACGCTTATATGATAAAGGCGTTCCTGCACTGAAATCCGTCGTCGGCACGCCATTTTGTGATATCGGTTATGTATTGAAAGGGGAGCACCTGATTTTAGTCGGTACAGAAGATAACCTACTAAAAGGTGCCGCGGCACAAGCGGTACAGTGCATGAATATTCGTTTTGGTTTCAATGAAACCCAGTCATTACTTTAA